Proteins encoded by one window of Sulfurospirillum barnesii SES-3:
- a CDS encoding AMP-binding protein: protein MKITIVHDDQTQSVYESETLVDKTLKGRILPIASTSKEASALAILKAYLSGAKPILYDQDNTTLAQKVTSFDTSVLETIDFAAMFFTSGSTGSPTGAFKTKANIETDMEALLREFGNFSVENIVATVPFIHIYGFLAALLLPLKLNKPLLFKEHFLPHDLLACATKNSLIVTTPLYIKSLLRLNEPKDLSQTIFISSTGPLSSDIAKVFCDTFNTTLIQLFGSTETGSIAFKKQDDTFWTPFHGVEVSLNAKELLHVKSPFISHQLWQEGLVETGGAIQSFDYARIEEGKFQLLGRSNTIVKIAGKRYATTQIEEILERMEGVNKALANVKHLDSELKDEVVELFIESEREIRLKEIQYALKESLGNINIPMKLYRVEKIETSLMGKKMMPLR, encoded by the coding sequence ATGAAAATTACCATCGTCCATGATGACCAAACCCAAAGCGTTTATGAGAGTGAAACCCTCGTTGATAAAACGCTTAAGGGGCGCATTTTGCCTATTGCATCAACCAGTAAAGAAGCAAGTGCGCTTGCCATTTTAAAAGCCTATCTCTCAGGGGCAAAACCTATTTTGTATGACCAGGACAACACCACCCTTGCACAAAAAGTAACCTCCTTTGATACTTCGGTATTAGAGACCATTGATTTTGCTGCGATGTTTTTTACCTCAGGGAGCACAGGCTCTCCCACAGGAGCGTTTAAAACCAAAGCGAACATTGAGACAGATATGGAAGCCTTACTTAGAGAATTTGGAAATTTTAGCGTTGAAAATATCGTGGCTACGGTTCCTTTTATTCATATTTATGGTTTTTTAGCTGCATTGCTTCTGCCCTTAAAACTGAACAAACCGCTTCTCTTTAAAGAGCATTTTTTACCCCATGATTTGTTGGCGTGTGCCACAAAAAACTCGCTGATTGTCACCACACCGCTTTACATCAAATCCCTTTTACGCCTTAATGAGCCTAAAGATTTGAGTCAGACCATTTTTATTAGCTCCACAGGACCTCTAAGTAGCGATATTGCCAAAGTGTTTTGTGACACCTTTAACACCACACTCATTCAGCTTTTTGGCTCAACCGAGACTGGAAGCATTGCTTTTAAAAAGCAAGACGATACGTTTTGGACTCCTTTTCATGGGGTTGAAGTCTCTTTAAATGCCAAAGAGCTTTTACATGTAAAGTCTCCTTTCATCTCACATCAGCTGTGGCAAGAGGGCTTGGTGGAGACAGGAGGTGCCATTCAAAGTTTTGACTATGCACGCATTGAAGAGGGGAAATTTCAACTCTTAGGACGAAGCAATACCATTGTCAAAATTGCGGGAAAACGCTATGCCACTACACAAATAGAAGAAATTTTAGAACGTATGGAAGGGGTAAACAAAGCCCTTGCCAATGTCAAACATCTAGATAGTGAACTCAAAGATGAAGTGGTGGAGCTCTTTATTGAGAGTGAACGTGAAATACGTCTTAAAGAGATTCAATATGCCCTCAAAGAGAGCCTAGGAAACATTAATATTCCCATGAAGCTTTATAGAGTCGAGAAAATAGAGACTTCTCTTATGGGTAAAAAGATGATGCCGCTACGATAA